aattttggaaaatataAATCTAAGTAATCATTTAAGCTTTTGAGGAAGCAATTTAGACTTGAATCACTGCATAAACCAGGTAGGGTTGTTCCTAGCCACAAAAGAAAGGCTAAAACCCATCAATATTatgaaactgaaaagaaagtaagaaaacataaatttcaGTTGCAAGTAGCTGTGCGGAATAACCTGCCACATAGATTCTGTCCAATATTCACGCCAGACATTTCCAGTTGCATTGCGTCCCAATTTTTCTGAACCAAGCTCCTTGTGGCCAAACTCATCCGCAGCCTCCCAGTACTTATCTTGCCACTCCGTAACTTGGTCGGCACTAACACCTCTGGTCATTGTCCACCTGCAAACTACACCATCAGGCCTTTGCTCTATTCCAGATTCCTTCCACCACCTAGATCCATCTGTATTCACTCCAGATAATGACGCCTCATCCACTGTATCAAGAGCATGAGCTGCTTCTGCTGCATGTGCTGAAAACTCAGCACCAAGTTCATGGTCATCTTTTAAGGAAGTTGCCTCTACACTGGACTCAGAGACGTCTACTTTCCCAACCTCCATCAGGGACtggaaaggaggaagaggagggttCCGATTGGTTTCTTCAAGTTTACTCTCTAAGGGAATTGAGAGAAAACCTACAGATGGCTCTTTCTCCAACACTGGATTGCTCGACTGTGCTGAAGGTTTTGGTGCTGGCAGCAATTCACTGACATCATCTGAACTTTTATCACCACCCTGAGGGGGTGCCCAGGACCAAAAATCAGGGCCAGGAGTCCCGGTTCCTGAAATTTCTGATTGAGGAACAATTACACTTCTAACCTGTGTCCCATTTCCTGAAGAACAGTTAACCAACAGTGTAGTATTAGAAactccaaaaagaaaatcatcaaTTCCATTAGCGTAAAATTCAGATGTTCTTCCACTAATTAGTCAAATGGGAGATCAGCATGTCAGTACTTCCCTTTAGTAACTAAAATACTACTCATCATTTGCAGTTTATATCAACCTATGATCAAATGTCGGCCTATCTCACAAATCCAATCTCCACAACCACAAACAAAAATGGACACTAAATTTATGTAGTTTGTTTCAGATTCAAAAAGCCCTAAACCCATCACCATCCAAAACACATGCATATATGCCCGATCAAactcattcttcttcttttttttccttttttaaaaatgtggactttattaaataaaacacgCATCAACATTACTCATTAGCATCAAATTCTACCTCTCATATCTTCACTGTCccaaataaaaatccaatcagaaattgaaattgccaaactcaaaaccaaacaCAAAGTCTAAATCCTTACCCTCTTGACGAGGCTCCACTGCTCCCCCGCTACCACCACCTGAACCGGGATCAGTCCTCAAACTCTTATTTTTGTCCGCCAAAATGGCGCGAGCCGCGGCGATGGCCGCCGCAGCCCTATCGACAACCTGCATTCGCTGAACCCGATCCCTCTCTTCCTTGGAAACCCCCAGAATCTTCTCGAACTCCtcactcttcttctccaaatccTCAACAGGCTCAACACTCTGATCATCATCAGCATCGATCTTACTCGATTTCTCGACGATCCTTTCGAACTCGACGGTCTTCTTGTCGTTCTCCACGGCCTTCTTCCACATGCCGAGGTACGAGTCCCCACCATCGGAAACCCTAATCCGCAGACTTCCCCTGCCCGCGATCTTCGTTCTCCCAAACGGTGCCGTTCGCTTCTGCTCTAGCAGTAGAATGAGTGGGTGTTTGTGTTTGAGTAAATAGAAGTGGGACCCGCGAGGGGTACAGGCGCCGAGCCGAGACGCCATTCTGGTGGAGAAGTGAGGAAGGAGACTGAGTAACACTGAGTGGAGAAGAGAGAAGtggaaaatggaaatggatatttcaatttgtattttatttattttttgcttttcgGAAAGGAGGGAACAGAGTGTCCGTGGAGTTGGAGTAAGGCATGGGATGCGGTTGTAACGGCTTTACCTGTTTGttataattttgttattgATGGGTATGTGGACACCTGGCGGGAATGACAGAGAGATGGACGGTGCGAGACGGAAAGGGTTCCGCCAGGCGTTGGATTCAAAACCGGAAGGTCTTGGAGCGTCTACCGACATGGACAATGACAGCATTTTCAGCAGTTTGCTTTTTGTCATGGCAAGAGAAGCCCTAAGTCAGctactatttatataaatagttGCTGCTCTAGCCCCCTAACAAAGTGTGTTTTCAACAGTTGTCTTTTGctatggcaaatactattcatttttttctttttttcacaacattttttacttaaacaattaatttggataatatttttcgATAAGATTTTTAGGTTCCTACGtatcaatactattcatataggataaaattttattttattagttgtattggttggtatttatagaaagaaaaaatatatataaggatttagtgttaaaagtgaagagtattggttggtatttatagacacTGGCGgacccataatttttttagcgaatgtgcaatattgactaagtatgaaaaatgatttttcaaaataatcattttctgaagataatttttggcgacttttattccttacacatcaaataagaaaacttgattttatgggatttcaatatgaagtatatattgacttaatgagcaatcatttttagcctaaatcgtattttgcactaaaatcgatttttcacattttgatttggtgggaatttgattttctagtatttttatttgaatccaaatggagGGTACTTTCTtctttacattgtaaacttaagtaaatggagtaatataaaaacaaattaaagtaaaaggacaaagacatttacttaaatgttgaaaatggaaataaagtatagagaaaaaaaaattcagtattttttttcgtattttttttccattttttttcatttttttattacataAAAATTGCCTACCGTTGGATtgctgaaaaaaaatatgatcaGAGAGCCCAGCGCGGGCCACATGGacgatttaaaaaaatttggacgcAGGGCTGACGTCACGTCGACGTCAGCCTTGTACTCGGGCCAGCCAAGTCTGCTGGGTCCCACCATCTGCTCAGGCTTGCTTTTATTGCTAGAAACCACTTTTTTGCCCAAACCCCCTCAGCCCGAGTCCAGCCTTAGTTGCTGAAAATGCTCTGAGACGGAGGAGATCACGTGTTGCCTGTCAAATCTTAGCCAAACCCAAAACAAGGGAAAACCAAGCGAAAATTTTTCCAACGgatgaaaataaaaggatggcttttttttttttaatgtaaatTGTCTATAAAGTTTGCGAATTTGTGATGAATTGTCGATGTGAAATGTAAGTGGAATccatgacaggacccgacccaatttccactttggaattcgagccaagtcccatgcgtgtccgacacctggcgaatgtcggcacaaaggacctttttacccttcttgcttcaactcttctttaaaa
The window above is part of the Prunus dulcis chromosome 1, ALMONDv2, whole genome shotgun sequence genome. Proteins encoded here:
- the LOC117614727 gene encoding uncharacterized protein LOC117614727; the encoded protein is MASRLGACTPRGSHFYLLKHKHPLILLLEQKRTAPFGRTKIAGRGSLRIRVSDGGDSYLGMWKKAVENDKKTVEFERIVEKSSKIDADDDQSVEPVEDLEKKSEEFEKILGVSKEERDRVQRMQVVDRAAAAIAAARAILADKNKSLRTDPGSGGGSGGAVEPRQEGNGTQVRSVIVPQSEISGTGTPGPDFWSWAPPQGGDKSSDDVSELLPAPKPSAQSSNPVLEKEPSVGFLSIPLESKLEETNRNPPLPPFQSLMEVGKVDVSESSVEATSLKDDHELGAEFSAHAAEAAHALDTVDEASLSGVNTDGSRWWKESGIEQRPDGVVCRWTMTRGVSADQVTEWQDKYWEAADEFGHKELGSEKLGRNATGNVWREYWTESMWQNRGLVHMEKTADKWGKNGKGDEWQEKWWEHYDASGQAEKWAHKWCSIDPNTPLEAGHAHIWHERWGEKYDGHGGSDKYTDKWAERCEGDGWAKWGDKWDEHFNPNGHGVKQGETWWEGKYGERWNRTWGEGHNGSGWVHKYGKSSSGEHWDTHEPQDTWYERFPHFGFYHCFENSVQLREVPKPSDRP